DNA sequence from the Streptomyces cinnabarinus genome:
CTGGTGGGCGGCCTTGAGGTGGCCGACCTGCTGGGTGGCCTTGAACCGCTCGGCGAGCATGTGGACGACGGCCGCGTCGATGTTGTCGATGCTGTCGCGCAGCCGCGCCAGCTCCGCGCGGACGGCGGGGTCGACTTCACCGGGTTCGGTGTTGCTGGTGGTCATGGGCGAGAAGCCTACGATGCCGGGGGCCTGTCGATCATCGGCGGATCGTCCGGATCCGGTACCTGCTCGCTCCAGCCGCCGGGGACGGTGCGGCCCTGCTGGGCGCGGAAGCGGACGGGGGGCATGCCGACGCGGCGGGTGAACAGGCGGGAGAAATAGGCCGGATCGTCGTATCCGACGCGGCGGGCGACGGCGGCGACGGGCAGTTCGGTTGCGGCCAGGAGTTCCTTGGCGCGGCCGAGGCGGATGCCGAGCAGATAGTCCTTGGGGCCGCAGCCGGCGCCGCGGCGGACGGCGGTGCGCAGTTCGGCCGCGGTCATGCCGTGCCGGGCGGCGTGGTCGGCGACCGTCATCGGGGTGCAGGCGTCCCGGGCGAGGGCCCCCAGGACCTGGTCGCCGTCGGGGGCGAGGTCGGCGCGGGCGCGGCGCAGGGCGACCAGGAGTTCATGGACGGCGGCCGCGGTCTCGACCTCCAGCAGCGGGTTGTCGCGTCGGGCGGCCCGCGCGATGCGGGCGATCACCCCGCGCGGGGCGGCGGCGTCGGAGAGCGGCACGACGGGGCGGTCCGGTTCGATGTAGCCGAGTTCGGCGTACGTCGTGGCGACGGGCCCGGTGAAGTCGACGAAGCCCTCGTCCCAGCCGGTGGCGGGGTCGGGGGCGTAGTGGTGCGGGACGCCGGGGGTGAGCCAGAGCAGGGCGGGCGCGGTGACGGTGGTACGGCGGCCGTCGGGGCCGCGGTACCAGCCGCCGCCGGCGCTGATGACGACGGCGACGTGGTGGTCGAGGGTGCGCGGGCCGACGGTGGGCAGGGCGCCGTGCTGAAGGCCGACGCCGAGGCAGACCAGGCCGAGGCGGTGGTGGGCGGGGCCGGGCGTGAAGAACCGCATCCAGGTGTGGTGCATCGGCGCTCCTGTCGCGGTCACTTCGGTCCAACCAGCGCCGATCTTTGTCCATGGACCCGGTCGCCGCCAGGGGTGAGGGTGGCGGCATGAGCGAGTTCACCGTCGGGGACACGGATTTCCTGCTGGACGGGCGGCCGGTGCGGCTGCTGTCGGGCGCGCTGCACTACTTCCGGGTGCACGAGGCGCAGTGGGGGCACCGGCTCGCGATGCTGCGGGCGATGGGCCTCAACTGCGTGGAGACGTACGTGCCGTGGAACCTGCACGAGCCGCGGCCCGGCGAGTTCCGGGACGTGGCGGCGCTCGGCCGGTTCCTGGACGCGGCGCGGGAGGCGGGTCTGTGGGCGATCGTGCGGCCGGGCCCGTACATCTGTGCCGAGTGGGAGAACGGCGGGCTGCCGCACTGGGTGCCGGGGCACGCACGCACGCGTGACGAGCGTTTTCTGCGTCCCGTCCGCGCGTGGTTCCGCCGGCTGCTGCCCGAGGTGGTGTCCCGGCAGATCGACCGCGGCGGCCCGGTGATCCTGGTCCAGGTCGAGAACGAGTACGGCAGCTACGGCTCGGACGCGCCCTATCTGGACGCGCTGGCGGGGCTGCTGCGCGCGGAGGGTGTGACGGTGCCGCTGTTCACCTCGGACGGCCCGGAGGACCACATGCTCAGCGGCGGTTCGGTGCCGGGGGCGTTGGCGACGGTGAACTTCGGCTCCCACGCGCGGGAGGCGTTCGGGACGCTGCGCCGGCACCGGCCGGACGGTCCGCTGATGTGCATGGAGTTCTGGTGCGGCTGGTTCGACCACTGGGGCGCCGAGCACGTCGTCCGGGATCCCGGGGACGCGGCGGCCGTGCTGCGGGAGATCCTGGAGTGCGGGGCCTCGGTCAATCTGTACATGGCGCACGGCGGCACCAGCTTCGCCGGCTGGGCGGGCGCCAACCGGGGCGGCGGCGCACTGCACGACGGGCCGCTGGAGCCCGATGTGACGTCCTACGACTACGACGCCCCGGTCGACGAGGCCGGGCGCCCCACGCGGAAGTTCTGGGCCTTCCGCGAGGTGCTTGCCGAGTACGCCGGGGGCCCGCTCCCCGAGCCCCCTGCCCCGCCCGCCGCGCTGGGCGCCCCCGCCGAGGCCCGGGTGACCGCCTGGGCGCCGCTGGACGCGGTGCTCGAGGCGTGCGGCGGGGCGGAGGTGTCCGGGCCGGTGCCGCCGACGTTCGAGGAGCTGGACGTCGACCGGGGCGTGGTGCGCTACGAGGTGACCGTGCCGGGGCCGCGGCAGCCGTATCCGCTGATCGCGCGCGGGCTGCGGGACCTCGCGGTGGTGTCCGTCGACGGGGAGCGGGCCGGGGTGCTCACCGAGGCGGAGGAGCGGCTGAAGGAGGCGGTCGCCGGGCCCGCGCGCGTGGAGCTGTGGGTGGAGTCCCTGGGGCGGGTCAACTACGGGCCGCGCTGCGGGGAGGCCAAGGGGATCACCGGGGGGATCCTGCACGAGCGGCAGTATCTGCATGACGTACGCGCGCGTGGGCTGCGGCTCGACGCGCTGGACGAGGTGTCGGCGGTGCCGTTCCGGGAGCGGGACGGGGCGGGCGCGCCGGGCCTGTACCGGGGTTCGGTGACCGTCCGGGGCGCCGGGGACGCGCTGTTCGAACTGCCGGGCTGGACCCGGGGGTTCGTGTGGCTGAACGGCTTCAACCTCGGCCGGTACTGGTCGGCGGGGCCGCAGCGGGCGCTGTTCGTGCCGGGTCCGGTGCTGCGCGAGGGGGAGAACGAGGTGCGGGTGCTGGAGTTCGAGGAGGCGTCGACGCGGGCGCCGGTGCTGCGGCCGGTGTGAAGCGAGCCGCGGGCCGCCTCGGGGGCCCGCGGCTCACCCGCCTACAGGGCCGAAGCGGCCCGGGCTATGTCGGCGGCGAAGGTGTTCACCTGGGTGTACACACCGGGCACGCCCGCGCGGGCGCAGCCGTCGCCCCAGCTGACGATGCCGACCTGGATCCACTTGCCCGCGTCGTCCTTGCGGAACATCGGACCGCCGGAGTCGCCCTGGCAGGTGTCCACGCTGCCGCGCGTCCAGCCGGCGCAGATCTCCTCCTTGGCGACCAGACGGTTGCCGTAGTGCCGCTTGCACACCCGGTCCGCGACGAACGGCACGGTGGCCTTGCGCATCTTGGTGGTGCCGGTGCCGGCACCCTCCTGGGTGTCGCCCCAGCCCGCGATCGTGAACATGCCGCGGTTGTAGCGGTCGGTCGTGGCGAGCTTCAGCGTGGGCTTGTCGATCGGCTTGGCGAGCTTGATCAGCGCCCAGTCCTTGCCGGTGCCGTCGTAGCCCGGGGCCACCTTGACCTTGGTCGACTTGACCTTGATCGCGGAGGCGGAGTTGAGGTCGCTGACGCCGGCGGTGACGGTGATGCTCGTGTTGTTGCCGGAGCCGTCCATGCAGTGGGCGGCGGTCAGGACGACGTCCTTCTTGTAGAGCGCCCCGCCGCAGCCCATCGAGAGATGGACCATGAAGGGGAACTCGTTCTGCGCCGCGGGCGTTCCTCCTACGACACGGGTGTCCGCGGCCTGGGCAGCGCTCACGGGCTGGAGAGAGGCCACGGCGAGAGCGACGGCACCGGCGGCCGCGGCCCGCTTGACCAGGGTCAGACCGCCGCTTCTCGTGGGCGAGTTATGGGTCAACGCATGTCCTTTCGTGGGGGGTTGGGCGGCCCGCAGTATGAAGATCGAGGAGGGGTTGTGGCAAGGACGGATCTCACGTACCGGGGAGGGAACCCGAGCGGGGAAATATCCCTCACATCCCCGTAGAGTGGAATCGGGTTCAGGCGTCTTGGGGGTTCGGACGTGGCGAACGGCGGACCGGTCCAGCACGGCTACCCACACCTGGAGACGGTGCGGGCGGCGATCACCGCGTTGTACAAGCGCTTGTCGTACGACACGATCCAGACGTTCGCGAGCAGTGTGGTCCCCGCGGATGTGGCGTTCTGCGACACCGACGATCTCCATCTGGGGGCGCAGCGGGTCGCCCGGGAACTGGTGCGGCACTATCGGCTGCCGGACGCGCGGATCATTGTGAGCTTCCGCGAGATGACCCATGCGGCGAACGTCGAACTCGCCGCCGGGCCTGAGTACTTCGTGGAGCTGAACGACCGGTTCCGGACGCATCGGCGGGACATCGGCGCGGCGCTGGCGCACGAGATCATGCATGTGTATCTGCACCGGCTGGATCTGTCGTTCCCGGGCACGCGGGACAACGAGATCCTCACCGACACGGCGACGACGTATCTGGGTGCCGGGTGGCTGCTGCTGGACGCGTACCGGGAGGACGGGGCGTCGTCACAGAAGCTGGGGTATCTGACGCCGGAGGAGTTCGGGTACGTCCTGGCCAAGCGGGCGCTGGTCTTCGGTGAGGATCCGTCGGTGTGGTTCACCAGTGCGCAGGCGTACACGGCGTACAGCAAGGGGCTGGCGGCCGCGCGGCAGGATGAGCAGCAGCCGCCGCTGACCGCTGCGGGGTGGGCGGGGCGGCGGCGGTATGCGCGGGATCGGCGGCAGGGGGGTGGTGGGGCGGATCCGGGGGTGCCGTATGCGTTCAGTCCGGATGGTGGGGGGCTGCGGGTGTCGTTTCCGTGTCCTACGTGCCGGCAGCGGATTCGGGTGCCGGTGAAGGGGCGGGTGCGGGCGCGGTGCGGGTTGTGCAAGACGGTTCTTGAGTGCGATACGTAAGCACCTACCCCCCGTACACCGGCAACGGCGTCTCCGCCTCCCCCAGCAGTTTCCGTGCCGTCTCCCCCGCCTCCTCCGGGGTCCGGCGGGCGCCCTTGTCCTCGGTCGGTCCTCTTCGCCAGCCCTCCATGACCGTGATGCGGCCGGCCTCCGTCTCGAAGACCCGGCCTGTCACTCCCGTGCTCGCGCCCGAGCCCAGCCATACGACCAGCGGGGACACGTTCTCCGGGGCCATCGCGTCGAAGCCTGATTCGGGGGCCGCCATGGTGTCGGCGAAGGCCTGTTCCGTCATTCTGGTGCGGGCCGCCGGGGCGATGGCGTTGACCTGAACGCCGTAGCGGGCGAGTTCGGCGGCCGCCACCAAGGTCAACGCCACTATCGCCGCTTTCGCCGCGCTGTAGTTGCCCTGCCCCACTGCGCCCAACAGACCCGCCCCGCTGCTGGTGTTGACGATGCGTGCCGTCGGGGTGCGGCCCGCCTTCGCCTCCGTGCGCCAGTGGGCCGCCGCATGCTTCAGGGGGAGGAAGTGGCCCTTGAGGTGGACGCGCACCACGGCGTCCCACTCCTCCTCGGCGAGGTTGACCAGCATCCGGTCCCGCAGGAACCCGGCGTTGTTGACGAGGGTGTCGAGGCGGCCGTACGTCTCCAGGGCGGTCCGGATCAGGGAGGCCGCGCCCTCGGTCGTCGCGATGTCGCCGCCGTGCGCCACCGCCGTGCCGCCCGCAGCGCGGATCTCCTCGGCGACCCGCGCCGCCGGGCTGTCGGCGTCCGGCGTCCCGTCGAGGCCCACGCCCAGGTCGTTCACGACCACCCGGGCACCCTCCGCCGCGAAGGCGAGCGCGTGGGCGCGGCCGAGCCCGCGGCCCGCGCCGGTGACGACGGCCACCCGGCCCTCGCAGATTCCGCTCATCTCAACTCCCCGCTTTCGAGTCGTTGTTCGCCGTCGCCGCGGCCAGGAACGCGGGCCGCTCCCCGCCGCCGTGCACCTGAAGGCTCGCCCCGCTCACATAGGCCGCCGCGTCCGAGGCCAGGAACACCGCCGCCGCGCCCACATCCGCCGGTTCCGCGAGGCGGCCGAGCGGGACCGTCCGGGACACCGCTGTCACGCCCTGCTCGCCCCCGTAGTGCAGGTGCGAGAGCTCGGTGCGGACCATGCCGACCACGAGTGTGTTGACGCGCACCTCCGGCGCCCACTCCACCGCCATCGAGCGGGCGAGGCTCTCCAGGCCCGCCTTGGCCGCGCCGTAGGCCGCGGAGCCCGGGGAGGGGCGGGTGCCGCTCACGCTGCCGATCATCAGCACGCTTCCCCGGGCCCGCCGCAGCAGCCCGTACGCGGCGAGGGAGACCGTCAGGGGCGCCGTCAGGTTCAGCTCCAGCACGCGGGCGTGCCGCTCGGCGTCCGCGTCGGCGAGCAGCCGGTACGGGGTGCCGCCCGCGTTGTTCACCAGGACGTCCAGCCGGGGGAGGCCGGAGACGAAGCAGCTCACCGAGGCCGGGTCCCGGACGTCAAGGTGTCTGAATTCCGTTCCCTCCAGCGGGACTTCCGGCGGCTTCCGCGCGCACACCACCACCTCCGCCCCCGCCCGCACGAAGGCGTGGGCGATGCCGGCGCCGACGCCGCGCGTGCCGCCGGTGACGACGGCGAGCTTCCCGTTCAGCTCCATCCGCTGCTACCTTCCACCTAACAAACGTTAGGTGGAAGGTAGCTGATGCGCCCATGAGTGTCTCCACCTCGTCCCCGGAAAAGGGGATCCGGATCGTGACGGTCGATCACCCGCCCGTCAACGCCCTTCCGGTGTCCGGCTGGTTCACGCTCGCGGATGCCGTGCGCAAGGCCGGGCAGGACCCGGAAGTGCGGTGCGTGGTGCTGGCCGCCGCGGGCCGGGGGTTCAACGCGGGCGTGGACGTCAAGGAGCTCCAGCGGCGCGGGAGGAGTGCGCTGCTCGGGGCCAACCGGGGCTGTTTCGCGGCCTTCTCGGCCGTGTACGACTGCGAGGTGCCCGTGGTCGCGGCGGTGCAGGGGTTCTGTCTGGGCGGGGGCATCGGTCTGGTCGGGAACGCCGACGCGATCGTGGCGAGCGAGGACGCCACCTTCGGTCTGCCCGAGCTGGACCGGGGCGCGCTGGGGGCGGCCACGCATCTGGCCCGGCTGGTGCCGCAGCACCTGATGCGCGCCCTGTACTTCACCTCCCGCACCGCGACCGCCGCCGAACTGCACGCGCACGGATCGGTGTGGCGGGTGGTAGCGCGCGCGGAACTCCAGGCGGCCGCACTGGAGTTGGCCCGGGAGATCGCCGCCAAGGACGGGGAGCTGCTGCGTCTCGCCAAGGCGGCCATCAACGGCATCGATCCGGTGGATGTGCGCCGCGGCTACCGCTTCGAGCAGGGCTTCACCTACGAGGCGAGCGTGAGCGGGGTCGGCGACCGGGTGCGGAGCACGTTCGGGCAGGACGGTGACTGACATGGCCGACAAGACGATGACCGCCGAGGAGGCCGTCTCCCGGCTGGCCGACGGCATGACCCTCGGCATCGGCGGCTGGGGCTCCCGCCGCAAGCCCATGGCCCTGGTGAGAGCACTGCTCCGCACCGAGATCACCGATCTCACGGTCGTCTCCTGCGGCGGCCCCGACGTCGGCATGCTCGCCGCCGCCGGGCGGATCCGCCGACTGGTCGCCCCCTTCGTCACCCTGGACTCCATCCCGCTCGAACCGCACTACCGCGCGGCCCGCGAGCGGGGCACCCTCCAGCTCACGGAGTACGACGAGGCGATGTTCCTGTGGGGCCTGCGCGCCGCCGCCCACCGGCTGCCGTTCCTCCCGGTGCGCTCGGGACTCGGCTCGGACGTCATGCGGGTCAACCCGGGCCTGCGCACGGTGACTTCGCCGTACGACGACGAGGAGACCTTCGTCGCGATGCCCGCGCTGCGCCTGGACGCGGCCCTGGTGCACGTCAACCGCGCCGACCGGCGGGGCAACGGCCAGTACCTGGGCCCGGACCCGTACTTCGACGACCTGTTCTGCGCGGCGGCCGACACCGCGTATGTCTCCTGCGAGCGGATCGTGGACACCGCCGAGCTGACGAAGGAGGCGGCGCCCCAGACCCTGCTGATCCAACGGCACACGGTCACCGGTGTGATCGAGGCCCCGAACGGCGCCCACTTCACCTCCTGCGCCCCGGACTACGGCCGCGACGAGTCCGCACAGCGGGAGTACGCGACCACGCCCTGGCCGCAGTTCGCCGAGCGGTACCTCAAGGACGGGAGGACGGCATGACCGCCACCCGCGCCGAGCACTGCGTCATCGCCTGCGCCGAGGCGTGGCGGGGGGCCGGGGAGATCCTGGCGAGCCCGATGGGCCTGATCCCGTCCGTCGGGGCCCGCCTCGCCCGGCTGACCTTCTCCCCCGACCTGCTGCTCACCGACGGCGAGGCGATGCTGGTCGGCCCGGACGGCACGGTCGAGGGCTGGCTGCCGTACCGCCGGCACCTCGACCTGGTCACCGGGGGGCGCCGGCACGTGATGATGGGCGCCAGTCAGATCGACCGCTTCGGCAACCAGAACATCGCCTGCGTCGGGGACTGGGCGCAGCCGCGGCGGCAGCTGCTCGGGGTGCGGGGAGCGCCGGTCAACACCCTGAACAACCCGACCAG
Encoded proteins:
- a CDS encoding enoyl-CoA hydratase family protein; the protein is MSVSTSSPEKGIRIVTVDHPPVNALPVSGWFTLADAVRKAGQDPEVRCVVLAAAGRGFNAGVDVKELQRRGRSALLGANRGCFAAFSAVYDCEVPVVAAVQGFCLGGGIGLVGNADAIVASEDATFGLPELDRGALGAATHLARLVPQHLMRALYFTSRTATAAELHAHGSVWRVVARAELQAAALELAREIAAKDGELLRLAKAAINGIDPVDVRRGYRFEQGFTYEASVSGVGDRVRSTFGQDGD
- a CDS encoding S1 family peptidase, producing MTHNSPTRSGGLTLVKRAAAAGAVALAVASLQPVSAAQAADTRVVGGTPAAQNEFPFMVHLSMGCGGALYKKDVVLTAAHCMDGSGNNTSITVTAGVSDLNSASAIKVKSTKVKVAPGYDGTGKDWALIKLAKPIDKPTLKLATTDRYNRGMFTIAGWGDTQEGAGTGTTKMRKATVPFVADRVCKRHYGNRLVAKEEICAGWTRGSVDTCQGDSGGPMFRKDDAGKWIQVGIVSWGDGCARAGVPGVYTQVNTFAADIARAASAL
- a CDS encoding SDR family oxidoreductase, with the translated sequence MSGICEGRVAVVTGAGRGLGRAHALAFAAEGARVVVNDLGVGLDGTPDADSPAARVAEEIRAAGGTAVAHGGDIATTEGAASLIRTALETYGRLDTLVNNAGFLRDRMLVNLAEEEWDAVVRVHLKGHFLPLKHAAAHWRTEAKAGRTPTARIVNTSSGAGLLGAVGQGNYSAAKAAIVALTLVAAAELARYGVQVNAIAPAARTRMTEQAFADTMAAPESGFDAMAPENVSPLVVWLGSGASTGVTGRVFETEAGRITVMEGWRRGPTEDKGARRTPEEAGETARKLLGEAETPLPVYGG
- a CDS encoding helix-turn-helix domain-containing protein; protein product: MHHTWMRFFTPGPAHHRLGLVCLGVGLQHGALPTVGPRTLDHHVAVVISAGGGWYRGPDGRRTTVTAPALLWLTPGVPHHYAPDPATGWDEGFVDFTGPVATTYAELGYIEPDRPVVPLSDAAAPRGVIARIARAARRDNPLLEVETAAAVHELLVALRRARADLAPDGDQVLGALARDACTPMTVADHAARHGMTAAELRTAVRRGAGCGPKDYLLGIRLGRAKELLAATELPVAAVARRVGYDDPAYFSRLFTRRVGMPPVRFRAQQGRTVPGGWSEQVPDPDDPPMIDRPPAS
- a CDS encoding SDR family oxidoreductase gives rise to the protein MELNGKLAVVTGGTRGVGAGIAHAFVRAGAEVVVCARKPPEVPLEGTEFRHLDVRDPASVSCFVSGLPRLDVLVNNAGGTPYRLLADADAERHARVLELNLTAPLTVSLAAYGLLRRARGSVLMIGSVSGTRPSPGSAAYGAAKAGLESLARSMAVEWAPEVRVNTLVVGMVRTELSHLHYGGEQGVTAVSRTVPLGRLAEPADVGAAAVFLASDAAAYVSGASLQVHGGGERPAFLAAATANNDSKAGS
- a CDS encoding glycoside hydrolase family 35 protein, which produces MSEFTVGDTDFLLDGRPVRLLSGALHYFRVHEAQWGHRLAMLRAMGLNCVETYVPWNLHEPRPGEFRDVAALGRFLDAAREAGLWAIVRPGPYICAEWENGGLPHWVPGHARTRDERFLRPVRAWFRRLLPEVVSRQIDRGGPVILVQVENEYGSYGSDAPYLDALAGLLRAEGVTVPLFTSDGPEDHMLSGGSVPGALATVNFGSHAREAFGTLRRHRPDGPLMCMEFWCGWFDHWGAEHVVRDPGDAAAVLREILECGASVNLYMAHGGTSFAGWAGANRGGGALHDGPLEPDVTSYDYDAPVDEAGRPTRKFWAFREVLAEYAGGPLPEPPAPPAALGAPAEARVTAWAPLDAVLEACGGAEVSGPVPPTFEELDVDRGVVRYEVTVPGPRQPYPLIARGLRDLAVVSVDGERAGVLTEAEERLKEAVAGPARVELWVESLGRVNYGPRCGEAKGITGGILHERQYLHDVRARGLRLDALDEVSAVPFRERDGAGAPGLYRGSVTVRGAGDALFELPGWTRGFVWLNGFNLGRYWSAGPQRALFVPGPVLREGENEVRVLEFEEASTRAPVLRPV
- a CDS encoding CoA transferase subunit A, which codes for MADKTMTAEEAVSRLADGMTLGIGGWGSRRKPMALVRALLRTEITDLTVVSCGGPDVGMLAAAGRIRRLVAPFVTLDSIPLEPHYRAARERGTLQLTEYDEAMFLWGLRAAAHRLPFLPVRSGLGSDVMRVNPGLRTVTSPYDDEETFVAMPALRLDAALVHVNRADRRGNGQYLGPDPYFDDLFCAAADTAYVSCERIVDTAELTKEAAPQTLLIQRHTVTGVIEAPNGAHFTSCAPDYGRDESAQREYATTPWPQFAERYLKDGRTA
- a CDS encoding CoA-transferase subunit beta, with translation MTATRAEHCVIACAEAWRGAGEILASPMGLIPSVGARLARLTFSPDLLLTDGEAMLVGPDGTVEGWLPYRRHLDLVTGGRRHVMMGASQIDRFGNQNIACVGDWAQPRRQLLGVRGAPVNTLNNPTSYWIPRHSRRVFVHRVDMVCGVGHDHADGARYHHLPRVVSDLGVFDFATPDHSMRLASVHPGVSVEEVREATGFALTVPDEVPYTRAPTPAELRLIREVIDPENTRAREVDH